From one Natronogracilivirga saccharolytica genomic stretch:
- the panC gene encoding pantoate--beta-alanine ligase, producing MKLAHKKNEVRQMVSEWHRQGERVALVPTMGALHDGHLSLIRQAKEHAAHVVVSVFVNPTQFAPGEDYERYPRTLETDMEKCRSEGVSLVFAPDRNEMYGSDDEERPHYLSVRISGMNRHLCGASRPGHFEGVLQVVNKLFNIVRPDVAVFGQKDIQQWFIIRQMAEEFEHPVEILMGPTRRESDGLAKSSRNVYLSPDQRRKAPMLFASLKRVSDTLREQILKQDADSGEIPVPGTLLSGEKQRFAENGFKLDYFSIVGTPDLQPVDVIVPGRLYVIAAAAWLGNTRLIDNVLLNTRKE from the coding sequence TTGAAACTAGCGCATAAAAAAAATGAAGTCCGGCAAATGGTATCGGAATGGCACAGGCAGGGTGAGCGTGTGGCTCTGGTACCCACGATGGGGGCATTGCACGACGGCCACCTCTCGCTGATCCGCCAGGCAAAAGAACATGCTGCACATGTGGTTGTATCCGTTTTCGTCAACCCGACACAATTTGCACCCGGCGAGGACTATGAACGCTATCCCCGCACGCTGGAAACCGATATGGAAAAGTGCAGAAGCGAAGGTGTGTCGCTCGTTTTTGCTCCTGACCGGAATGAGATGTACGGCTCGGATGACGAGGAGCGGCCTCACTATCTGTCGGTCCGGATATCCGGAATGAACCGGCACCTGTGCGGCGCCAGTCGCCCCGGACATTTTGAAGGGGTTCTGCAGGTAGTCAACAAACTGTTCAATATCGTCCGGCCGGATGTAGCCGTTTTCGGACAGAAAGACATCCAGCAGTGGTTTATCATCCGTCAGATGGCCGAAGAATTCGAACACCCGGTGGAAATTCTGATGGGTCCGACCCGCCGGGAATCCGACGGACTGGCAAAAAGCAGCCGCAATGTCTACCTGTCGCCGGATCAGCGCCGGAAGGCGCCCATGCTGTTTGCTTCACTGAAGCGGGTTTCTGATACGCTCAGGGAGCAAATCCTGAAACAGGATGCGGATTCCGGCGAAATTCCTGTGCCCGGAACGCTGCTCAGCGGGGAAAAGCAGCGATTTGCTGAAAATGGTTTCAAACTTGATTATTTTTCCATTGTCGGAACACCAGATTTGCAGCCGGTCGACGTTATTGTGCCGGGCCGGCTCTATGTCATCGCTGCAGCAGCATGGCTGGGCAACACACGGCTCATTGACAACGTATTACTGAATACAAGGAAAGAATGA
- the panD gene encoding aspartate 1-decarboxylase has protein sequence MMLEMFKSKLHPLTVTQADLYYEGSITIDPELMEVAGIYTYEKVQVVNVNNGSRLDTYTIPGKRGEREVCMNGPAARLTTVGDRIIVISYARMSQEEAKDHKPRVVLLDGKNNPVKVTNESVAGFWYKPEEETL, from the coding sequence ATGATGCTTGAAATGTTCAAGTCGAAACTTCACCCGCTGACCGTCACGCAGGCCGACCTGTATTATGAGGGCAGCATCACCATCGACCCGGAACTGATGGAGGTCGCGGGCATCTATACCTACGAAAAGGTACAGGTGGTCAATGTCAACAACGGTTCGCGCCTGGATACCTACACTATTCCCGGCAAGCGGGGCGAAAGGGAGGTCTGCATGAACGGCCCGGCCGCCAGATTGACGACCGTGGGTGACCGCATCATCGTTATTTCCTATGCCCGCATGAGTCAGGAGGAGGCCAAAGACCACAAACCGCGCGTGGTCCTGCTGGATGGCAAAAACAATCCCGTTAAGGTAACGAACGAATCTGTGGCCGGCTTCTGGTACAAGCCGGAAGAAGAGACGCTCTGA
- a CDS encoding dipeptidase gives MSTPLDYLNEHQETFKEELFKLLRIPSISADPAHKEDVHSAAKYVAGQLERIGLNNVSIEETDGHPIVLAEHLEAGPDKPTVLIYGHYDVQPPDPLDEWKTPPFEPTVRDGKIYARGASDDKGQSFAHIKAIESFLKTGTELPVNVKFIIEGEEEIGSPSLVPFLAANKERLACDMVLVSDTAMFAKDTPSITYGLRGLMYLEVTVTGPNRDLHSGVYGGGVQNPVNALCEMIAKLKDENGVVQIPGFYDNVRPLTEKEREAYAQLPFDQEAYNKELDIDEAFGEKGYSTLERVSGRPSLDVNGIWGGYQGEGAKTVLPGKAGAKISTRLVPDQEPKEIFHLIDAYMQEIKPPGVRIDVREHHGGHPVLVDLDFYGLKAAAAAFEDVYGKQALFSREGGSIPIVADFAKTLNATTILMGLGLNSDSIHSPNEHFHLKDFERGMKTSARFFELLGDYVE, from the coding sequence ATGAGTACACCTTTGGATTATCTGAACGAACATCAGGAAACCTTCAAGGAAGAGCTGTTCAAGCTGCTGCGTATCCCGAGCATCAGTGCCGATCCCGCGCATAAGGAAGATGTACACAGCGCCGCAAAATATGTGGCCGGACAGCTGGAGCGAATCGGCCTCAACAATGTGAGCATTGAAGAGACGGACGGACACCCGATCGTGCTGGCCGAACATCTCGAAGCGGGTCCGGACAAGCCAACGGTACTCATTTATGGTCATTACGATGTCCAGCCGCCGGATCCGCTGGATGAATGGAAAACACCCCCGTTCGAGCCTACCGTGCGGGATGGCAAAATCTATGCACGCGGCGCCAGTGACGACAAAGGCCAGTCGTTTGCCCATATCAAGGCCATTGAATCGTTTCTTAAAACCGGCACCGAACTTCCCGTCAACGTAAAATTTATCATCGAAGGCGAGGAGGAGATCGGTTCGCCGAGTCTGGTACCTTTTCTGGCAGCTAATAAAGAGCGGCTTGCCTGTGACATGGTTCTGGTCTCCGATACCGCCATGTTCGCCAAGGACACCCCGTCTATCACCTACGGCCTGCGCGGTCTGATGTATCTCGAAGTCACGGTAACCGGCCCCAACCGGGATCTCCATTCCGGAGTTTACGGCGGCGGCGTTCAGAATCCGGTCAATGCACTGTGCGAAATGATCGCAAAACTCAAGGATGAAAACGGCGTGGTTCAGATACCCGGTTTTTATGACAATGTCCGGCCTCTGACCGAAAAAGAGCGCGAAGCCTATGCACAGCTTCCGTTCGATCAGGAAGCCTACAACAAAGAGCTGGACATTGATGAAGCGTTCGGAGAGAAGGGTTATTCGACACTCGAGCGGGTCAGCGGACGCCCCTCACTGGATGTGAACGGCATCTGGGGCGGTTATCAGGGCGAAGGCGCCAAGACCGTCCTGCCCGGCAAAGCAGGAGCAAAAATCAGCACCCGGCTTGTGCCCGATCAGGAACCAAAGGAAATCTTCCATCTGATCGATGCCTATATGCAGGAAATCAAGCCTCCCGGTGTGCGTATTGACGTGCGCGAACACCACGGCGGCCACCCCGTCCTGGTGGATCTCGATTTCTACGGTCTGAAAGCCGCTGCGGCAGCTTTTGAAGATGTTTACGGCAAGCAGGCGCTGTTCAGCCGCGAGGGCGGATCCATCCCCATTGTGGCTGATTTTGCCAAAACGCTGAATGCCACGACCATTCTGATGGGACTGGGACTCAATTCCGACTCCATCCATTCACCCAATGAGCATTTCCATCTCAAGGATTTCGAGCGCGGCATGAAGACATCCGCCCGGTTTTTTGAGCTGCTTGGGGATTATGTGGAGTAA
- a CDS encoding tetratricopeptide repeat protein encodes MNESSLTKGIRQPAAPRAGTVIIAAFLIWMTVLPALEVANASEVRPQMLFNRGNYLMEQQEYSRALEHFREIEEHGYESGPLFYNMGISYIYLDSLGKAAWYFQKSTNYRVTSDPAGEGLSFIEQTNRSRGFHIPQLTWYAFIDWMLFEMNHFSWIVMGLLLLNAGVLLLLAGWIFYPDRRLVFGGGAAGSAGLILLLLSITIYIVAQGYRQAVVMETRTPLQPEPTALTLAGSEPEAYDGDLAYEAYTVTLDVRKSRQHDDWVHVRLRNGARGWVPDTAVCEL; translated from the coding sequence ATGAATGAGTCCTCATTAACCAAAGGGATCCGGCAGCCTGCTGCACCCCGGGCGGGGACAGTCATCATCGCAGCCTTCCTTATATGGATGACGGTCCTGCCGGCACTTGAAGTGGCAAACGCCTCGGAAGTCCGGCCGCAAATGCTGTTCAACCGCGGCAACTACCTGATGGAACAGCAGGAATATTCACGGGCACTGGAACATTTCCGGGAAATTGAAGAACACGGTTATGAATCCGGCCCGCTTTTTTACAACATGGGGATCAGCTATATATACCTTGATTCCCTCGGAAAAGCAGCCTGGTACTTTCAAAAGAGCACGAATTACCGAGTGACCTCCGATCCCGCCGGGGAAGGACTCTCTTTTATAGAGCAAACCAACCGCAGTCGTGGTTTTCATATCCCGCAGCTCACATGGTACGCTTTCATCGACTGGATGCTGTTCGAAATGAATCATTTCAGCTGGATTGTGATGGGGCTGTTGCTGCTCAATGCCGGTGTACTGCTCTTGCTGGCCGGATGGATTTTTTATCCCGACCGGCGGCTGGTTTTCGGCGGGGGAGCGGCGGGCTCAGCCGGCTTGATTTTGCTGCTGCTGAGCATTACCATCTATATCGTCGCCCAGGGGTATCGCCAGGCGGTTGTCATGGAAACCCGCACACCGCTGCAGCCCGAACCGACCGCCCTCACCCTGGCCGGATCAGAACCGGAAGCATACGACGGTGATTTGGCTTATGAGGCATATACTGTTACATTGGATGTGAGAAAAAGCAGACAGCATGACGACTGGGTGCATGTCCGGCTGCGCAACGGCGCACGGGGCTGGGTTCCGGACACCGCCGTCTGCGAGTTATGA
- a CDS encoding BatD family protein, which translates to MHRPASICNFSLLFLSGILLCIAVVLAGANEAHARDITVSASLSSRSMEVGDQITLDVEIQSPEPRSVSRPELPELDGLRYVSTVPKTSTNYSMIGGTATMVYKYSYTVQAAESGSFQIPAIYVEVDGREYSSRPFTVSVQGTGERPAQQTTPSRAERRPVFLELELSEEQPVRGQQIVADIVLYFRNSVEITSFQVARSWQTEGFWREDLSQSELRRPETVVLDGSQYRRAVVSRYALFPTRSGELNIPSYGIDARVRILGRFRDEYSTFFDGSGRQRSVNLETEPRTLSVSTPPIPPSDGQLISALGRFSIDRTLSSERVKLGESVEVITEIEGTGNLGLITRPRYSYPGVFDTHRPREVIDRDKNAPEMTGTKQYRDVLIARRTGTFTIPETTIQVYNDARRRYEPHVLPELVVEVVRDPNARVSIARSDDFRLTPIRGSVTWSDGTHRPFYQLWWFWFALAIPLGLFFYGFRAWKYQSRLSTDETFSRQERAFERAMDHLESAESLADTKEVYSLIDNALYGYIADRLGLPSAGLSEDQLVAALQKRNVEGPLLRKVSSLLKKCATVRYLPEPSAMDMVSDLAEARNIIRQLDPQL; encoded by the coding sequence ATGCATCGACCTGCCTCCATCTGCAATTTTTCTCTGCTTTTCCTCAGCGGCATTCTGCTGTGCATTGCTGTTGTGCTTGCAGGCGCCAATGAGGCTCATGCCCGCGACATCACGGTTTCGGCATCGTTATCGTCCCGGTCGATGGAGGTCGGCGACCAGATTACCCTTGATGTTGAGATTCAAAGCCCCGAGCCGCGGAGTGTTTCGCGTCCGGAGCTTCCCGAACTCGACGGATTGCGCTATGTCTCCACTGTGCCGAAAACCAGCACCAATTATTCCATGATCGGCGGCACGGCAACAATGGTGTACAAATACTCCTATACCGTCCAGGCTGCCGAAAGCGGTTCGTTTCAAATTCCGGCAATTTATGTTGAAGTGGACGGACGGGAATATTCCTCCAGGCCTTTTACCGTCAGCGTACAGGGAACCGGAGAACGTCCGGCTCAGCAAACCACACCCTCGCGCGCAGAACGAAGGCCGGTATTCCTCGAACTTGAGCTGAGTGAGGAACAGCCGGTACGCGGACAGCAGATAGTTGCCGACATTGTGCTTTATTTCCGGAACTCCGTTGAAATCACGTCGTTTCAGGTAGCCCGGAGCTGGCAGACCGAAGGATTCTGGCGGGAAGACCTTAGCCAAAGCGAGCTGCGCAGGCCTGAAACGGTGGTTCTGGACGGAAGCCAGTACCGCAGGGCCGTTGTGTCCAGATACGCCCTGTTCCCTACCCGAAGCGGTGAACTGAACATCCCGTCATATGGCATCGATGCCAGGGTCCGCATTCTCGGGCGGTTCCGCGACGAATACAGCACATTTTTTGACGGAAGCGGCCGGCAGCGGAGTGTAAATCTGGAGACCGAGCCCCGGACCCTCTCCGTCAGCACTCCGCCCATTCCTCCATCCGACGGTCAGCTCATCAGCGCACTGGGGCGGTTTTCCATCGACCGGACGCTCAGCAGCGAGCGCGTCAAACTGGGTGAGTCCGTTGAGGTGATCACCGAAATCGAGGGAACCGGCAACCTGGGGCTGATTACGCGTCCCCGCTACAGCTATCCGGGGGTTTTTGACACCCATCGCCCGCGTGAAGTCATCGACCGTGACAAAAATGCGCCGGAGATGACGGGAACCAAACAGTACCGCGATGTGCTCATTGCCCGGCGGACCGGCACGTTCACCATCCCGGAAACCACCATTCAGGTCTACAACGATGCCCGCAGGCGGTATGAGCCGCATGTACTCCCCGAACTTGTTGTAGAGGTGGTCAGGGATCCCAACGCACGCGTTTCCATAGCGCGAAGCGATGATTTCAGGCTGACCCCGATCCGCGGTTCGGTGACCTGGTCGGACGGGACGCACCGCCCGTTCTACCAGCTCTGGTGGTTCTGGTTTGCCCTGGCCATTCCTCTGGGGTTATTTTTCTACGGATTCCGTGCCTGGAAGTATCAAAGCCGGTTATCAACAGACGAAACCTTTTCACGTCAGGAGCGTGCTTTTGAACGTGCGATGGACCATCTGGAATCAGCCGAGTCACTGGCCGACACAAAAGAGGTCTACTCCCTGATTGACAATGCCCTGTACGGTTACATCGCAGACCGGCTGGGGTTGCCTTCGGCCGGATTGTCGGAAGATCAGCTTGTGGCCGCCCTGCAGAAGCGAAATGTTGAAGGTCCGCTGCTCCGGAAAGTCAGCAGTCTGCTGAAAAAATGTGCAACTGTCCGGTACCTTCCCGAGCCTTCCGCAATGGATATGGTTTCCGATCTTGCAGAGGCCCGCAACATCATCAGGCAACTGGATCCGCAGCTATGA
- a CDS encoding tetratricopeptide repeat protein translates to MKFAAIIIPALLLFASVNSDRAREANRAYEAGDYERAERLYRQVLEDNPDAPQILFNLGNALAHQGDAEASKEIFTRYRDLVSDPTELSHAEYNIGYLYGETGQTEEAIRQFRRALELDPADEDAKFNFEVLKRRQQQTPPEDEEDDDQEEDQMEEAPQDAQPPPGADADEQDQDDPQDAAGREEDTDADEQPVEPELEITDEELRHAEDIMNALEQIEKDLIQDFKKRQHEPVDPHVKDW, encoded by the coding sequence ATGAAATTTGCAGCAATTATTATTCCGGCTCTGCTTCTTTTTGCTTCGGTCAACAGCGACCGTGCCAGGGAGGCGAACCGCGCCTATGAGGCCGGCGACTACGAACGCGCGGAGCGGCTTTACCGGCAGGTTCTTGAGGACAATCCCGATGCACCGCAGATTCTGTTCAATCTGGGCAATGCACTGGCTCATCAGGGTGACGCAGAGGCATCCAAAGAAATATTCACCCGATATCGCGATCTGGTGAGTGATCCGACCGAGCTGTCTCATGCGGAATACAACATTGGCTACCTCTACGGAGAAACCGGTCAGACAGAAGAGGCTATCCGCCAATTCCGGAGGGCCCTCGAGCTGGATCCGGCCGACGAAGACGCCAAGTTCAATTTCGAAGTTTTAAAACGCAGGCAGCAGCAAACCCCGCCGGAAGATGAGGAGGACGATGATCAGGAGGAGGATCAGATGGAAGAAGCGCCTCAGGATGCCCAGCCTCCCCCCGGTGCCGATGCCGATGAGCAGGACCAGGACGACCCGCAGGACGCGGCCGGCCGTGAGGAAGATACGGATGCCGATGAGCAGCCAGTAGAACCGGAGCTGGAGATTACCGACGAAGAGCTGCGCCATGCCGAGGACATCATGAATGCGCTCGAACAAATCGAAAAAGACCTTATCCAGGATTTCAAAAAACGGCAGCACGAGCCGGTTGACCCTCATGTCAAAGACTGGTAA
- a CDS encoding YebC/PmpR family DNA-binding transcriptional regulator: MAGHSKWANIKHRKAGVDAARSKIFSRIIRELTIAAREGGGDPTGNPRLSLAIDNAKSNNMPKDNIERAIKKGTGELGAGESYEDVIYEGYGPGGVAYVVEAATDNQKRTVGEVRHAFTRFGGNLGTSGSVSYLFDQKGIISIPAGSIDKETLMLEAIDAGAEDLKDDDPEMLEVYTQREDLFAVRGQLEEKGYAIRNAELQWIPRTEVKVEQDTALTNFKLMNYLEDNDDVSNVFNNMQMDEETIAVAEQL; this comes from the coding sequence ATGGCAGGACATTCCAAATGGGCAAACATCAAGCACCGAAAAGCCGGAGTGGATGCGGCACGATCAAAAATCTTCAGCCGAATCATCCGTGAGCTGACCATCGCCGCAAGGGAAGGCGGCGGCGACCCGACCGGAAACCCGAGGCTCAGTCTTGCCATCGACAACGCCAAGTCCAACAACATGCCCAAGGACAACATCGAGCGGGCTATCAAGAAAGGTACCGGCGAATTGGGTGCCGGCGAAAGTTACGAAGATGTGATCTATGAAGGATACGGACCGGGCGGCGTTGCCTATGTCGTTGAAGCGGCAACGGACAACCAGAAGCGGACGGTTGGCGAAGTGCGGCACGCATTCACCCGTTTCGGGGGAAACCTGGGCACCAGCGGATCAGTATCCTACCTGTTCGACCAGAAAGGAATTATCTCCATCCCCGCAGGGAGTATCGACAAGGAGACCCTGATGCTCGAAGCGATCGATGCCGGAGCAGAAGACCTCAAGGACGATGATCCCGAAATGCTGGAAGTGTACACGCAGCGGGAAGATCTGTTTGCCGTTCGGGGACAGCTCGAGGAAAAAGGATATGCGATCCGCAATGCCGAACTTCAGTGGATTCCCCGTACCGAGGTCAAGGTCGAGCAGGATACCGCCCTGACCAATTTCAAGCTGATGAATTACCTCGAAGACAATGACGATGTCAGCAATGTATTCAATAACATGCAGATGGATGAGGAAACCATTGCCGTGGCCGAACAACTTTAG
- the bshA gene encoding N-acetyl-alpha-D-glucosaminyl L-malate synthase BshA, with the protein MNIGIVLYPTYGGSGVVATELGKGLAQRGHNVHFVSYARPMRLDEFHERISFHEVSFSAYPLFEYPPYDLALASHLVDIIKFHKLDLLHVHYAIPHATSAYLAKQILGETGQHIPVITTLHGTDITIVGSDPSYAPVVTFSINKSDGVTAVSEYLRNETCNRFDIENEIEVIPNFIDLERFKRSEKSHFKKALCPNGEKVLVHVSNFREVKRVSDTVELFDKVLKSGIEAHLLLVGDGPDRQKVENRCRELGICEHVRFLGKQEKIEDILSIADLFLIPSGSETFGLAALEAMSCSVPVISSNIGGLPELNIHGETGYLCDLGDTDAMGDYAISILSDDELQQKLSRNARKRAEVFEQSLVIDHYESYYRKVMKRMEETQGSPTVK; encoded by the coding sequence ATGAATATTGGTATCGTCCTTTACCCAACGTATGGCGGAAGCGGTGTTGTTGCCACCGAACTGGGCAAAGGACTGGCGCAGCGCGGACACAACGTCCATTTTGTCAGTTACGCACGGCCGATGCGGCTCGATGAGTTTCATGAACGCATTTCGTTTCACGAGGTGTCGTTTTCCGCCTATCCGCTGTTTGAGTATCCACCGTATGACCTGGCACTGGCAAGCCACCTGGTGGACATCATCAAATTTCACAAACTGGATCTGCTGCATGTGCACTATGCCATCCCGCACGCCACGTCAGCCTATCTTGCAAAGCAGATTCTCGGCGAGACGGGGCAGCACATACCGGTCATAACCACACTCCACGGCACCGATATCACCATTGTAGGCAGCGACCCGAGCTACGCACCGGTGGTGACTTTTTCGATTAACAAAAGCGACGGGGTGACCGCTGTTTCGGAGTACCTCAGGAATGAGACCTGCAACCGGTTTGACATTGAGAATGAGATCGAAGTCATTCCCAATTTCATCGATCTGGAGCGCTTCAAAAGGTCCGAAAAAAGTCATTTCAAGAAAGCGCTGTGCCCGAACGGGGAAAAAGTGCTGGTGCATGTCAGTAATTTCAGAGAAGTCAAACGTGTCAGCGATACCGTTGAGCTGTTCGACAAAGTGCTGAAAAGCGGAATAGAGGCTCACCTGCTGCTGGTTGGCGATGGTCCGGACCGGCAGAAAGTGGAGAACCGCTGCCGCGAACTGGGTATTTGCGAGCATGTGCGGTTCCTGGGCAAGCAGGAGAAAATAGAAGACATTCTGTCCATTGCCGACCTGTTTCTTATTCCCTCCGGATCAGAGACGTTCGGACTCGCAGCGCTTGAGGCGATGAGCTGCAGTGTGCCGGTAATCAGTTCCAATATTGGCGGCCTTCCGGAGCTGAACATCCACGGGGAAACGGGATATCTCTGCGATCTCGGCGATACCGACGCGATGGGTGATTATGCCATTTCCATCCTGAGCGATGACGAGCTGCAGCAAAAATTGTCCCGGAATGCACGGAAACGCGCCGAAGTGTTTGAACAGTCACTTGTCATCGACCACTACGAGTCCTATTACCGGAAAGTGATGAAGCGGATGGAAGAAACCCAGGGCTCTCCGACCGTGAAATGA